Proteins encoded in a region of the Uloborus diversus isolate 005 chromosome 1, Udiv.v.3.1, whole genome shotgun sequence genome:
- the LOC129218282 gene encoding uncharacterized protein LOC129218282, translating to MSKDAKENEIELTRVKAKRSIVRRAVTNYVKKIEGNLKEQDVNFEEICENLELLKQKEAELKDIDYKVEALIENLEELDSELESVFAYNEKVILIKFRAEKKLNEQKKQELNVSSLNSADKTNYGSETIKLPKLSLPNFSGNIIDWLTFKDLFNATVTKNESLSDAQKLQYLKTSLKGDAAKIVNSIPISDSNFKIAYNLLDERYSNTRE from the coding sequence ATGTCTAAAGACgcgaaggaaaatgaaattgagtTGACACGCGTTAAAGCAAAACGTTCTATCGTAAGAAGAGCAGTGACAAATTACGTAAAGAAAATTGAAGGCAATCTAAAAGAACAAGACGTTAACTTTGAGGAAATATGTGAAAATTTAGAACTGTTAAAGCAAAAAGAGGCTGAATTGAAAGATATTGACTATAAGGTTGAAGCGCTAATTGAAAATCTTGAAGAATTAGATAGCGAGTTAGAAAGTGTTTTTGCGTATAACGAAAAAGTAATACTAATTAAATTTCGTGCTGAGAAAAAACTGAACGAGCAGAAGAAACAAGAGTTAAACGTCTCCAGTTTAAATAGCGCAGATAAAACAAATTACGGAAGTGAAACAATAAAGCTGCCGAAACTTTCCTTGCCCAATTTCAGTGGCAATATTATCGACTGGCTAACGTTTAAAGatctttttaatgcaacagtaaCAAAAAATGAATCTCTATCTGATGCTCAAaagcttcaatatttaaaaacctCGTTAAAAGGTGATGCTGCGAAAATTGTAAATTCTATTCCAATAtctgatagtaattttaaaattgcgtATAATTTGTTAGATGAACGATACTCAAATACAAGAGAGTAA
- the LOC129218293 gene encoding uncharacterized protein LOC129218293: MFHSLEKRLLKMPDIYLQYKKFMTEYLDLGHMEIDNTVCKENAHYCIPHHHVINESSSTTKLRVVFNASAKTTSGVSLNDTLMNGPKMQDDLFAILLRFRCHNIAITSDLQKMYRQIEIHDADRDFQKILWRDDPTKPISTYRLCTVTYGTASASYLATRVLKQLAIDEAARFPKAVDLIMHNFYVDDCLFGAKTQEEAIDLIHELNDLLRRGQFKLHKWCTNNSFVLEKLRKSEGLSACSSSTADSKFIKVLGLRWNPTPDDFTYNIHFSDKHRAFPTKSSILSSVSSIFDPLGWLSPFIITAKILIQDLWKCQLSWDDPVPPELKERWINYSNDISQLEPVTVPRRVLLHEASNIELYCFCDASEKAYAAVIYLKSSDTSSHQVSLLTSKTRVSPLKTISILRLELCSAVLLVHSLQIVLSSLHIQIDAIHAFTDCTIVLAWLRSQPSRWQIFVANRVSEIQGILPIQHWRWIPSDQNPADCASRGLLPSELLKFESWWSGPHWLKHEEIPHVEVPSSTDALKEERKKASCLYGTSSVDFPIIVKVSSYVKLRRMIAWCLRFIKNARYPKNRNIGYLTSDEMKAARNILVKIVQKQEFSTEYLHLENKKPLPANSKLLSLKPFINEDGVIRVGGRLENAPFSNERKHPILLPKNHHLTTIIIRSYHETYLHAGTILLLPVIRKEFWIINAKSAIKKEIWKCIKCFKLKGKTATQVMADLPRARVMPSRVFSKTGLDFAGPFLVKPRSGRGVRTLKVYICIFVCLAVKAVHIEIVGNLSADCFIAALKRFVARRGKPSEVFSDCGSNFVAANKEFNRVIALLQKEEPVHNYFANEGIKWNFNPPSAPHFGGIWEAAVKSAKSLLKRTIGDQKLTLEEFSTLTTQIESCLNSRPLSPLSEVWASEISALTPGHFLVGTSLSSIPEENLLNEKIPPSYRWKLTQQIFQSFWKRWLNEYVSALQQRSKWVREQPNIKVNDLVLIKEDNVPPLRWRLGRVMEVFPGSDQNVRVVNIKTDTGIFRRPIHKVAVLPNMD; this comes from the coding sequence atgtttcatagtctAGAAAAAAGACTTCTGAAAATGCCTGACATTTATTTGCAATACAAAAAGTTCATGACAGAGTATCTCGATCTTGGGCATATGGAAATCGACAATACGGTATGCAAAGAAAATGCTCATTATTGTATTCCGCACCATCATGTAATTAATGAGTCTAGTTCCACCACAAAATTAAGAGTTGTTTTTAATGCTAGTGCAAAAACTACATCTGGTGTATCATTAAATGATACGCTTATGAATGGTCCAAAGATGCAGGACGATCTTTTCGCTATTTTATTGAGGTTTAGATGTCATAACATTGCAATTACAAgtgatttacaaaaaatgtatcgcCAGATAGAGATTCATGATGCAGatagagattttcaaaaaattctgtggaGGGATGACCCCACTAAACCAATTTCGACTTATAGGTTGTGTACTGTCACGTATGGTACCGCATCTGCTAGCTATTTGGCTACGCGAGTACTTAAACAGCTGGCAATTGATGAGGCAGCGAGATTTCCAAAGGCAGTTGATCTAATCATGCATAATTTTTACGTTGATGACTGCCTGTTTGGCGCTAAAACGCAAGAGGAGGCGATTGATCTTATCCATGAACTGAATGATCTCCTTAGAAGAGGACAATTTAAATTGCACAAGTGGTGTACTAACAATTCGTTTGTGTTGGAAAAACTACGCAAATCAGAGGGCTTGTCTGCATGTTCTTCTAGTACCGCtgattctaaatttattaaagtattgGGATTGAGATGGAACCCAACGCCCGACGACTTTACGTATAACATTCATTTTTCGGATAAGCACAGAGCCTTCCCTACAAAAAGTTCTATTTTGTCTAGTGTGTCAAGCATTTTCGACCCCCTTGGGTGGTTGTCGCCATTTATTataactgcaaaaattttgattcaagATTTGTGGAAATGTCAGTTATCGTGGGATGATCCTGTGCCTCCGGAGCTTAAGGAGCGATGGATTAACTATAGCAACGATATTTCTCAACTTGAACCTGTAACTGTGCCTCGAAGAGTTCTTTTGCACGAAGCGTCTAATATTGAACTGTATTGTTTTTGTGATGCCTCTGAGAAAGCATACGCTGCAGTAATTTACTTAAAATCTTCTGATACGTCCAGTCATCAAGTTAGCTTGTTGACATCGAAGACTCGTGTTTCACCATTGAAAACAATATCGATTCTGCGCCTTGAACTTTGCTCAGCTGTGTTGTTAGTGCATTCACTACAAATCGTTCTTTCGTCATTACATATTCAAATTGATGCAATACACGCCTTCACAGATTGCACAATCGTTTTAGCATGGTTAAGATCTCAGCCGTCACGTTGGCAAATATTTGTTGCTAAccgggtttctgaaatacaagggATCCTTCCTATTCAACACTGGCGCTGGATTCCTTCAGACCAAAATCCAGCAGACTGTGCAAGTAGAGGACTTTTACCCTCTGAACTGCTTAAGTTTGAATCATGGTGGTCTGGTCCTCATTGGCTTAAACACGAGGAAATTCCACATGTAGAAGTACCATCGTCAACGGACGCtctaaaagaagaacgaaaaaaGGCTTCGTGTTTATATGGAACATCGTCTGTTGATTTTCCGATAATTGTTAAAGTTTCATCATATGTTAAATTACGCCGCATGATAGCATGGTGCCtacgtttcattaaaaatgctcGATATCCCAAAAATAGAAACATTGGCTATCTGACTAGTGATGAAATGAAAGCTGCAAGAAATATTTTGGTGAAGATAGTTCAAAAGCAAGAGTTTTCCACTGAGTATCTTCATTTGGAGAATAAAAAACCACTTCCTGCCAATAGTAAATTACTTTCCTTAAAGCCATTTATAAATGAAGATGGTGTAATACGTGTTGGTGGTAGACTGGAAAATGctcctttttcaaatgaaagaaaacatcccATTCTCCTGCCAAAGAATCACCACTTAACTACCATTATCATTCGCTCCTATCATGAAACATATTTACATGCGGGTACTATTCTTTTGTTACCTGTTATACGTAAGGAGTTTTGGATAATTAACGCTAAGTCGGccattaaaaaggaaatttggaAATGCATTAAGTGTTTCAAACTCAAGGGAAAAACAGCAACCCAGGTGATGGCTGATTTGCCGCGTGCTAGAGTAATGCCATCACGAGTGTTTTCAAAAACCGGTCTAGACTTTGCAGGACCCTTTCTAGTAAAACCGCGATCTGGCCGCGGGGTTAGAACCTTAAAagtttacatttgtatttttgtgtgtttagcCGTAAAGGCTGTGCACATTGAAATTGTTGGCAACTTATCTGCAGACTGTTTTATAGCTGCACTAAAACGATTTGTGGCGAGACGAGGAAAACCAAGTGAGGTATTTTCGGATTGTGGGTCAAATTTTGTAGCTGCAAATAAAGAATTCAATAGAGTTATTGCACTTCTCCAGAAGGAAGAACCCGTTCATAATTATTTCGCCAACGAGGGaattaaatggaactttaatccACCTTCCGCCCCTCATTTTGGAGGAATTTGGGAGGCAGCTGTCAAATCCGCTAAATCTCTCCTAAAACGTACAATAGGAGACCAAAAATTGACTTTGGAAGAATTTTCAACGCTAACGACACAAATTGAATCTTGTTTAAATTCCCGACCGTTGAGCCCTTTGTCAGAGGTCTGGGCATCCGAAATATCTGCTCTTACTCCTGGGCATTTCTTGGTTGGTACATCGCTTTCTTCAATACCAGAAGAAAATCTTCTCAACGAAAAAATTCCCCCTTCTTATCGCTGGAAATTAACTCAACAGATTTTTCAGAGTTTCTGGAAACGATGGTTAAATGAATATGTTTCCGCGTTGCAACAGCGATCCAAATGGGTACGAGAACAACCAAATATTAAAGTAAatgatttagttttaattaaagaggACAACGTTCCTCCTCTAAGGTGGAGGTTAGGTAGAGTAATGGAAGTTTTCCCTGGTTCGGATCAGAATGTGCGAGTTGTTAACATAAAGACCGATACTGGAATTTTTCGCCGACCAATTCATAAAGTAGCAGTTTTGCCTAATATGGACTGA